Genomic window (Vigna unguiculata cultivar IT97K-499-35 chromosome 10, ASM411807v1, whole genome shotgun sequence):
TCTGGTTGAAATTTTTCATCACATATTTGCTCTGCAGAATTTTATCACAGTAAGGACTTGTCATAACATTGCTGctatattttttctcaaatgaagattaaaaatattttgattcgTTACCAAGCACTAATCATGTTAATTAGTTAACCAGGAGAATGAACTGAAGCGAGGAAGAGAGAAATTACCCGTTCTATGTCTGTTCTTGGTTCAATTTCATATACTGTTCGTATTCCAACACGCTCGTGTAGTCTTCCACAAATTATTTTTGTGCAAACGAAGACAATGAAAGTTGCACTCAACCCAAACCCAATGATAGTAGTCACCAAATTGGTATCAAAACCCATTATAGGTATATCCACCCACACAACCAATCTTCAAAGGCAAGACACAAACCTCGGAAGctaaaacaaagaacacaacaaGAATCACCACAACATCGCTGACATCCACttcaaatacaaaaagaaaaacatgagaGCAGAGTGCACGCTGGTATCACATAAATACATAACCCACAGGCTTCAAAGGATAAATAGCATGATAAataagaaaacagaaaaaatgaTTGACACTCAAATGAAAACTCTTgagaaaaagagtaaaaaaatcatttttttttttaaatttttatggaATCCAAGTGGCTTTGGTGTGACCCAAAGGGAAGATGGATGGTGGGGAAGAGAAGGGAGAGATGTGGAAGAAGGACGTTCGTTTTTCATTCTGTTGTTTATTGGAATCATATTCTTGGTGGGGTACACGCCATGATTTGACCATCTAACGACAAATCGAAGGGTTGAGACGTAGAAGGTGGTGGATGTCGAATCTTATGGTTTTTGGCTGCTATAGATCTCAACGGTGTGGAAGAAAGGACAGCATGGTTTTTAAGGTTCAGATTCTGACAACTCTCGTATTTTCCTTCCTCTGCTcgtctctttctttctttgtgtGTCTCACAACTTtaggataaataaataaactgttCAGAAATTGCGGTGGTGTTAATTTCTTCGAGTTCTGTCATCCCTGAAAGTacgaataataacaataataaaaagatgaTGTGGAAGTTTTGCTCTGTTTCTAAGTTGCAAGTCAAACGGTAACAGATGTTCAAGTTGTATATTTCAGAAGATGGTCAAGTTATTCttatcttcatatttttatatttgcttAATCTGATAGtcttaataatttgattaagtGATAAAGTAAGTTGAAGAATAACTCGGAACCAACTTTAAAATCAGAAAGTGATTGTTAACGATGAACACCCTTTCGTTTGAAAGTAAGAAACCATCCCTCTTTTGTGAAGCACAAATTAAAGAACAATAAAGTGATTATCATtgcaacttttaaaataattgtgaatttccttttctctttcagGCATGTCTTTCTTTTCTGTAGTGTGTAAagaatatttgcttattttaagTGTTACTTTTATTCATGATTAATGAATGATATCCACTTCATTGGTTTAATCATGAATTAAGGGCGTAAAACAGAACAAAATTGTCAACTAGCACATTTAAAAGTgcttgtacattttttttacaattggAAACAAATTGCcggcttttttttttcattgtaaaaGAGGTTCTTTAAACTTGTAATTGTAGAATAGATTGTGTAAAATAGGATAAAGTCGTCACATCACATTAGATTAAAGTCTCAGAATTCAAAATGACTTCAGTAATCAGGATTCATGATGACTTcagttcttttttatttttttaaatacagaAATTAATAGGAACTTTGACAACTTCTCTTTTGCAAAATAAGAAAAGGAAACCGACCACACTCATGACGACTTATTTTACAagaaataattcaactgatCCTATTTTACAAATATGGGTTCAAAATAGTCATGTTTTACAAAAAAAGCCTAACACTATTAGAATTTTTCATATTACACggattttttcttacaaatttgttaaaaaaatttacaagaaaagacttttttctgtcattttttctaagaatatTAATTGGCCGGTAATTCTTTtgtggataattattttctacaaaattataaaatttgtaagtattttctaccaaatttgttgcgaaaagtgttttataccaaatattttgcaaaaaaaaattagtaacaatttcttgcaaatttatttttcacactaaaatttgtaaatatttcttacgaaaaaaatttcaaaacaaaattaagagaaaatataaatttttttagtagtgcaAATTgtcactatttatttttatacaaagaATAAGAGGTAGTATTTGAAGAAGAATATTATCAAATTGTGATGAAAGTTTTGAAGAAGAATTTGCGAAGAGAcgatttaataaattaatattagtatattgTGCCATCATGTTTAGATCATGCATAGAAATTTAACATTCCATGATATAACTAGCTAACTTCATCTTCCTCCCTGCAACAGGGCAAAAATGTGCGTTACCAGGAATCAAATAGAATTCATTCACTATCAAGTCATTTGTTTAAAATGGTCTCGATACATAGACAAAGAAAAGAACAATAGgtttatagaataaaataatgtatttcaCACTTGCAAAAGTAACAAATCAAACCATAATTAGGTCTTTCTCATGTCATACAAATTTTGTTTCCCATGGAAAGAATATTCACAAAATGTATAATGTCCAGAAAAACACAGAATTTATTTCCGTGTAACCAATCAAAATCATAAGGTTGGGGAAAAGTCCCATTTTAGGGGCTTCACCAACAAGTTGAACTTACTACCTGAAGTTGGCCTAGGTAAAGATTTAAACATGTTAGGTTTCATGCTTGATTATtacttttaaccatttttagttttcaacagtgatttaaatttaaacggAAATTACtttgataattattatttttcactcGTAAGTGAATCCCACCCTAACCAAACACCCCAAAGAACTTAAATCACCACATTCTCACATTCTCCATTAACAAAACATCACTAAACATCACTTGAAGAAAAGACAAGAACATAAACCCACAAGATTCACAGTCACAACAAAAAACACAACTCACTCATCATCAACAGTGCCAACAGGAACATGAATGTTCTTATATACACAAACATAAGGCTCATCAGCTCCAGAGTACTTCCCACACCACTTCCCTTCCGCGATCCCACTAGCGTCCCAAATCGAAGCGTACAAAAACATAGCTTTCTCAGGGAAAGCTTTTCCCTCCTTCCTCTCCTCCCTCCTAACCACCCCTCCATCCACGCGCCACTCGATCGCGTCGCTCCCCCACGCGATGGCGTACTCGTGGAACCCCTCGGAGGCGTCGAATCCCAGATGGTGGATCCTTTCGTTGTCCCCCGCGCCCCCACAGAAGAAGTTTGTTTGTACGAGGGTCCTGTCGCGGCCCAGAAACTCGAAGTCGATCTCGTCCTGGGATTTGTCGCCCTCCAGGGAGGAGAGGTAGAGGTTGAAGTTGAGACCGTTGGTGTCGCCGCCGGGGCACTGGATGAGAGCGGAGAAGGTGCCCGAGTGGAAGCGCGTGGGCGTGCGCCACCGCGCGCCGCCGCGGATGTCGTATGTGAGGGTGATGGTGTCGGAGATGGCACAGTGGGAACAGGCCTCCGGAGTGTAGTCGATGGCGATTTGCTTCAATGGTTGGGTGGCGTGAGAGAGCGGAAGTGCATTCGCCATTGTTGGAGTGTGTGTTGGGGAGTTACTGAAAGGAATGGAAATGCATGCAGAGAGTCGGTGAGAATTAAGAACTATAGTTACACGAGAACGGCATCGGACCTCTGGCGGGCTGGGCCTTCAGCACATCAGCCCATCAGCCCGTCCATTTTGTAAAGACTAATAAtaagtatattaaaattttggatataaaattttatatcgcTTATTTACTagtaacatttttcttttaatattagtGATAACATAAGAACATCTTATATtcttataagtatttttttaatttaattcatattgaaaaattattctattgaatatttaaaatatttttattttatttaaatataattttattttattttattatcaataacttatcgattaattttttatttttttaacttatttttaaaagagaTATAAATAAAGAAGTTGATTGAGTGAgagaaaataaggaaaaatttgagttgaaagaaaaaaaaaacataaacaacacTCATATACTTAAatgaaaatactaaaaataaaacacttaatataaatttttttataaaaaagtcaATTGAAATTATCGATTATCAAAGACCGAAAGAGAAAATATAGAACCAGGtgctgaaaaaaataaaatatcaatgcTTTCCatctaaattaataataataataataataataataagataatttgaatttgaatttgaatttaacaTAGAAGATACCTTCTTTATGTTTCATCTTACTAAATTTTATTgcttaatattataattgattcaAATATTACTGAGCATGAATATAAGCATAAGATCAAACTTATCTTTTTAAATGGTATTAAAAAGGTTGAGattaaataatatgttataacCAAACTAATACATTGATAAATTACAGATTATGTTAACTTTAGTTTCAACTATACATTCGacttagaaatattaaaatatgtcagACCATCTCTCtcgacaaaatattttataaacatataCAATACCTTAAAATAGatggaatttttattttgttttggaacattatttaaatttattaagtatttttataaacatttagAATGTGGATTCATTATTCTATTTAGAATAGCAAAATCTGTaagtgtgtgttttttttttccaaattagatatttttactGTTCAAGTATATCTTTTTACATTAACTAAATCCccatcatgttttttttttttaattttgcagATTGTTTGCTTGAATcctattttagtttataaatttttaaaaatatttttttctagttttatagatttgtatatttatttataataatataatttattaaaatttataatttttttaaaacttacgtgaatgtaaatttaaaaaatatatttaatttgatacttataaattaattggaaataaaaaatttgaagagtgattataataaataaaataatttaaatatattgcaATTAtggtaatagaaaaattatcataataaaatattgtaga
Coding sequences:
- the LOC114165556 gene encoding probable xyloglucan endotransglucosylase/hydrolase protein; its protein translation is MANALPLSHATQPLKQIAIDYTPEACSHCAISDTITLTYDIRGGARWRTPTRFHSGTFSALIQCPGGDTNGLNFNLYLSSLEGDKSQDEIDFEFLGRDRTLVQTNFFCGGAGDNERIHHLGFDASEGFHEYAIAWGSDAIEWRVDGGVVRREERKEGKAFPEKAMFLYASIWDASGIAEGKWCGKYSGADEPYVCVYKNIHVPVGTVDDE